From Larus michahellis chromosome 8, bLarMic1.1, whole genome shotgun sequence, one genomic window encodes:
- the CPT2 gene encoding carnitine O-palmitoyltransferase 2, mitochondrial isoform X2, producing the protein MAARRQLLLRRAAAGWRRGYSSAGAAEYLHRSIVPTMHYQKSLPRLPVPKLEDTITRYLNAQKPLLNDDQFRKTEELAHHFEKGIGRELHEQLVAQDNQNKHTSYITGPWFDMYLKAREPVVLNFNAFMSFNPDPKSEYNDQLIRATNMTVSAIRFMKTFRAGLLEPEVFHLNPEKSDTEIFKKIIRFVPSSLSWFGAYMVNAYPLDMSQYFRLFNSTRLPKLNRDELYTDEKAKHLLVQRNGNFYVFDVLDRDGNMLKPSEIQAHLKYILSDNSPAPAFPLGYLSSENRDTWALLRKNLLDNGNEEALQKVDSAVFCLSLDDFPIKDFVHLSHTMLHGDGANRWYDKSFNLIITKDGTAGINFEHSWGDGVAVLRFQNEVFKDSTKAPAISPQSQPASVDSSRAVQKLDFKLNDALKAGITKAKQKFDASVEALSLNLIQFHEGGKELLKKKKVSPDAVAQLAFQMAFFRQYNQTVATYESCSTAAFKHGRTETIRPASIHTKKCSEAFVRELSKHSTEELQKLIVECSKYHGRLTKEAAMGQGFDRHLFGLRYLALSKGIALPDFYQDQAYARLNHNIISTSTLVSPAVQLGGFGPVVSDGFGVGYQVGLCQLQSG; encoded by the exons ATGGCGGCGCggcggcagctgctgctgcggcgggcggcggcgggctggcggcggggctacAGCTCGGCGGGCGCTGCCGAGTACCTGCACCGCAGCATCGTGCCCACCATGCACTACCAGAAGAGCTTGCCCAG gCTGCCAGTTCCCAAATTAGAAGATACAATTACGAGATATCTGAATGCCCAGAAACCACTTTTAAATGATGACCAATTCAG GAAAACTGAAGAACTTGCTCATCACTTTGAAAAGGGAATTGGAAGAGAGCTGCATGAGCAACTGGTTGCTCAAGATAATCAGAACAAGCATACTAGTTATATCACAG GTCCCTGGTTTGACATGTACCTAAAAGCACGTGAACCTGttgttttgaattttaatgcatttatgtCTTTTAATCCTGATCCGAAATCTGAATATAACGATCAGCTCATACGAGCTACGAACATGACAGTTTCTGCTATACGTTTCATGAAGACCTTCAGGGCTGGTCTTCTTGAACCAGAGGTTTTTCACCTCAATCCGGAAAAAAGTGACACTGAGATCTTCAAAAAAATTATCCGATTTGTGCCTTCTTCACTTTCTTGGTTTGGTGCCTACATGGTCAATGCATACCCCCTAGATATGTCTCAGTACTTCAGGCTTTTCAATTCTACGCGGCTGCCTAAACTCAACAGAGATGAGCTTTATACAGatgaaaaggcaaaacatttaCTGGTACAGAGAAATGggaatttttatgtatttgatgTTCTTGATAGAGATGGAAATATGTTGAAACCTTCAGAAATACAAGCACACTTGAAATACATCCTCAGCGACAACAGTCCAGCCCCGGCCTTTCCTCTTGGCTACCTCTCCAGTGAAAACCGAGATACGTGGGCATTGCTGAGAAAGAATCTACTGGATAATGGCAATGAAGAAGCTCTTCAAAAAGTAGactctgctgtgttttgtttaagTTTAGATGACTTTCCCATTAAAGACTTTGTGCATTTGTCCCACACTATGTTGCATGGAGATGGTGCTAACCGCTGGTATGACAAATCCTTTAATCTTATTATAACTAAGGATGGCACTGCAGGAATTAATTTTGAACATTCCTGGGGAGATGGTGTGGCTGTGCTCAGGTTCCAGAACGAGGTTTTTAAAGATAGCACCAAGGCACCAGCCATCAGCCCCCAGTCCCAGCCTGCTTCAGTAGACTCTTCTAGAGCAGTGCAGAAACTTGACTTTAAGCTAAATGATGCCTTAAAAGCAGGAATTACAAAAGCCAAACAGAAATTCGATGCCAGCGTAGAAGCACTGTCTCTTAATCTGATTCAGTTCCATGAAGGGGGCAAGGAGCTTCTAAAGAAGAAGAAGGTAAGCCCAGATGCTGTGGCTCAGCTTGCCTTCCAGATGGCTTTCTTTAGACAATACAATCAGACTGTTGCTACATATGAGTCTTGTAGTACTGCAGCTTTCAAACATGGTCGTACAGAAACTATACGTCCTGCCTCTATCCATACGAAGAAATGTTCGGAAGCTTTTGTCAGGGAACTGTCTAAGCATAGCACAGAAGAGCTTCAGAAGCTGATAGTGGAGTGCTCAAAATACCATGGCCGTTTGACAAAAGAAGCTGCTATGG gtCAGGGATTTGACCGACATCTCTTTGGCTTGCGCTATTTAGCGTTATCCAAAGGTATCGCACTGCCTGATTTCTATCAAGACCAAGCCTACGCTCGCCTTAATCACAACATCATTTCTACAAGCACATTGGTCAGCCCAGCTGTGCAGTTAGGGGGGTTTGGCCCCGTGGTGTCCGATGGCTTTGGAGTAGGATATCAG GTGGGACTCTGCCAGCTACAAAGTGGGTGA
- the CPT2 gene encoding carnitine O-palmitoyltransferase 2, mitochondrial isoform X3, translated as MAARRQLLLRRAAAGWRRGYSSAGAAEYLHRSIVPTMHYQKSLPRLPVPKLEDTITRYLNAQKPLLNDDQFRKTEELAHHFEKGIGRELHEQLVAQDNQNKHTSYITGPWFDMYLKAREPVVLNFNAFMSFNPDPKSEYNDQLIRATNMTVSAIRFMKTFRAGLLEPEVFHLNPEKSDTEIFKKIIRFVPSSLSWFGAYMVNAYPLDMSQYFRLFNSTRLPKLNRDELYTDEKAKHLLVQRNGNFYVFDVLDRDGNMLKPSEIQAHLKYILSDNSPAPAFPLGYLSSENRDTWALLRKNLLDNGNEEALQKVDSAVFCLSLDDFPIKDFVHLSHTMLHGDGANRWYDKSFNLIITKDGTAGINFEHSWGDGVAVLRFQNEVFKDSTKAPAISPQSQPASVDSSRAVQKLDFKLNDALKAGITKAKQKFDASVEALSLNLIQFHEGGKELLKKKKVSPDAVAQLAFQMAFFRQYNQTVATYESCSTAAFKHGRTETIRPASIHTKKCSEAFVRELSKHSTEELQKLIVECSKYHGRLTKEAAMGQGFDRHLFGLRYLALSKGIALPDFYQDQAYARLNHNIISTSTLVSPAVQLGGFGPVVSDGFGVGYQRPYTKDCS; from the exons ATGGCGGCGCggcggcagctgctgctgcggcgggcggcggcgggctggcggcggggctacAGCTCGGCGGGCGCTGCCGAGTACCTGCACCGCAGCATCGTGCCCACCATGCACTACCAGAAGAGCTTGCCCAG gCTGCCAGTTCCCAAATTAGAAGATACAATTACGAGATATCTGAATGCCCAGAAACCACTTTTAAATGATGACCAATTCAG GAAAACTGAAGAACTTGCTCATCACTTTGAAAAGGGAATTGGAAGAGAGCTGCATGAGCAACTGGTTGCTCAAGATAATCAGAACAAGCATACTAGTTATATCACAG GTCCCTGGTTTGACATGTACCTAAAAGCACGTGAACCTGttgttttgaattttaatgcatttatgtCTTTTAATCCTGATCCGAAATCTGAATATAACGATCAGCTCATACGAGCTACGAACATGACAGTTTCTGCTATACGTTTCATGAAGACCTTCAGGGCTGGTCTTCTTGAACCAGAGGTTTTTCACCTCAATCCGGAAAAAAGTGACACTGAGATCTTCAAAAAAATTATCCGATTTGTGCCTTCTTCACTTTCTTGGTTTGGTGCCTACATGGTCAATGCATACCCCCTAGATATGTCTCAGTACTTCAGGCTTTTCAATTCTACGCGGCTGCCTAAACTCAACAGAGATGAGCTTTATACAGatgaaaaggcaaaacatttaCTGGTACAGAGAAATGggaatttttatgtatttgatgTTCTTGATAGAGATGGAAATATGTTGAAACCTTCAGAAATACAAGCACACTTGAAATACATCCTCAGCGACAACAGTCCAGCCCCGGCCTTTCCTCTTGGCTACCTCTCCAGTGAAAACCGAGATACGTGGGCATTGCTGAGAAAGAATCTACTGGATAATGGCAATGAAGAAGCTCTTCAAAAAGTAGactctgctgtgttttgtttaagTTTAGATGACTTTCCCATTAAAGACTTTGTGCATTTGTCCCACACTATGTTGCATGGAGATGGTGCTAACCGCTGGTATGACAAATCCTTTAATCTTATTATAACTAAGGATGGCACTGCAGGAATTAATTTTGAACATTCCTGGGGAGATGGTGTGGCTGTGCTCAGGTTCCAGAACGAGGTTTTTAAAGATAGCACCAAGGCACCAGCCATCAGCCCCCAGTCCCAGCCTGCTTCAGTAGACTCTTCTAGAGCAGTGCAGAAACTTGACTTTAAGCTAAATGATGCCTTAAAAGCAGGAATTACAAAAGCCAAACAGAAATTCGATGCCAGCGTAGAAGCACTGTCTCTTAATCTGATTCAGTTCCATGAAGGGGGCAAGGAGCTTCTAAAGAAGAAGAAGGTAAGCCCAGATGCTGTGGCTCAGCTTGCCTTCCAGATGGCTTTCTTTAGACAATACAATCAGACTGTTGCTACATATGAGTCTTGTAGTACTGCAGCTTTCAAACATGGTCGTACAGAAACTATACGTCCTGCCTCTATCCATACGAAGAAATGTTCGGAAGCTTTTGTCAGGGAACTGTCTAAGCATAGCACAGAAGAGCTTCAGAAGCTGATAGTGGAGTGCTCAAAATACCATGGCCGTTTGACAAAAGAAGCTGCTATGG gtCAGGGATTTGACCGACATCTCTTTGGCTTGCGCTATTTAGCGTTATCCAAAGGTATCGCACTGCCTGATTTCTATCAAGACCAAGCCTACGCTCGCCTTAATCACAACATCATTTCTACAAGCACATTGGTCAGCCCAGCTGTGCAGTTAGGGGGGTTTGGCCCCGTGGTGTCCGATGGCTTTGGAGTAGGATATCAG aggccATATACCAAAGACTGTTCATAA
- the CZIB gene encoding CXXC motif containing zinc binding protein isoform X3, with protein MGRIGLQLRATLENITGLRAAGEDFRWYLKLKCGNCGEVSEKWQYLRLMDSAPLKGGRGSATMVQKCKLCSRENSIDILSQTIKPYNAEDSEKFKTIVEFECRGLEPVDFQPQDWNDYDEKTKESVGIYEVTHKFVKC; from the exons ATGGGG AGGATCGGGCTGCAGCTGCGCGCCACGCTGGAGAACATCACGGGGCTGCGGGCCGCGGGCGAGGACTTCCGATGGTACCTCAAG ctgaaatgtggGAACTGTGGTGAAGTTTCTGAGAAATGGCAGTATCTGCGCTTGATG GACAGTGCTCCCCTGAAAGGAGGCAGAGGAAGCGCCACTATGGTGCAGAAATGCAAGCTGTGCTCCAGGGAGAACTCCATTG atattttaagcCAGACAATCAAACCTTACAAC GCTGAAGACAGCGAGAAGTTCAAAACGATAGTGGAGTTTGAATGCCGAGGTCTGGAACCAGTTGACTTTCAACCACAG GATTGGAATGACTATGATGAAAAAACAAAGGAATCTGTTGGAATCTATGAAGTTACCCACAAATTTGTAAAATGCTGA
- the CZIB gene encoding CXXC motif containing zinc binding protein isoform X1 yields MGRIGLQLRATLENITGLRAAGEDFRWYLKLKCGNCGEVSEKWQYLRLMDSAPLKGGRGSATMVQKCKLCSRENSIDILSQTIKPYNAEDSEKFKTIVEFECRGLEPVDFQPQAGFVAEGAESGTPFNDINLLEKDWNDYDEKTKESVGIYEVTHKFVKC; encoded by the exons ATGGGG AGGATCGGGCTGCAGCTGCGCGCCACGCTGGAGAACATCACGGGGCTGCGGGCCGCGGGCGAGGACTTCCGATGGTACCTCAAG ctgaaatgtggGAACTGTGGTGAAGTTTCTGAGAAATGGCAGTATCTGCGCTTGATG GACAGTGCTCCCCTGAAAGGAGGCAGAGGAAGCGCCACTATGGTGCAGAAATGCAAGCTGTGCTCCAGGGAGAACTCCATTG atattttaagcCAGACAATCAAACCTTACAAC GCTGAAGACAGCGAGAAGTTCAAAACGATAGTGGAGTTTGAATGCCGAGGTCTGGAACCAGTTGACTTTCAACCACAG GCAGGGTTTGTTGCTgaaggtgcagaatctggcacaCCTTTCAATGACATAAACTTGTTAGAAAAG GATTGGAATGACTATGATGAAAAAACAAAGGAATCTGTTGGAATCTATGAAGTTACCCACAAATTTGTAAAATGCTGA
- the MAGOH gene encoding protein mago nashi homolog, producing MASDFYLRYYVGHKGKFGHEFLEFEFRPDGKLRYANNSNYKNDVMIRKEAYVHKSVMEELKRIIDDSEITKEDDALWPPPDRVGRQELEIVIGDEHISFTTSKIGSLIDVNQSKDPEGLRVFYYLVQDLKCLVFSLIGLHFKIKPI from the exons atGGCGAGCGACTTCTACCTCCGCTACTACGTGGGGCACAAGGGCAAGTTCGGCCACGAGTTCCTCGAGTTCGAGTTCCGGCCCGAcg GGAAGCTGCGTTACGCCAACAACAGCAACTACAAGAACGACGTCATGATCCGAAAGGAG GCTTATGTGCACAAGAGTGTGATGGAGGAGCTGAAGAGGATCATCGACGACAGCGAGATCACAAAAGAGGATGACGCGCTGTGGCCGCCTCCTGACAGAGTTGGCCGACAG GAGCTTGAAATAGTAATTGGTGATGAGCACATCTCCTTTACCACGTCAAAAATCGGTTCACTCATTGATGTAAATCAATCCAA GGATCCAGAAGGCTTGAGAGTGTTCTACTACCTGGTCCAGGACCTTAAGTGTCTAGTCTTCAGTCTTATTGGACTACACTTCAAGATTAAGCCAATTTAA
- the CZIB gene encoding CXXC motif containing zinc binding protein isoform X2: MGRIGLQLRATLENITGLRAAGEDFRWYLKLKCGNCGEVSEKWQYLRLMDSAPLKGGRGSATMVQKCKLCSRENSIDILSQTIKPYNAEDSEKFKTIVEFECRGLEPVDFQPQPLVLRRSAEGRRVTAGPSSLQQRLLQSLP, encoded by the exons ATGGGG AGGATCGGGCTGCAGCTGCGCGCCACGCTGGAGAACATCACGGGGCTGCGGGCCGCGGGCGAGGACTTCCGATGGTACCTCAAG ctgaaatgtggGAACTGTGGTGAAGTTTCTGAGAAATGGCAGTATCTGCGCTTGATG GACAGTGCTCCCCTGAAAGGAGGCAGAGGAAGCGCCACTATGGTGCAGAAATGCAAGCTGTGCTCCAGGGAGAACTCCATTG atattttaagcCAGACAATCAAACCTTACAAC GCTGAAGACAGCGAGAAGTTCAAAACGATAGTGGAGTTTGAATGCCGAGGTCTGGAACCAGTTGACTTTCAACCACAG CCGCTGGTCCTTCGCCGGTCAGCAGAGGGCAGACGAGTCACTGCAGGTCCCAGCTCCCTTCAGCAGAGGTTACTCCAGTCTCTGCCCTGA
- the CPT2 gene encoding carnitine O-palmitoyltransferase 2, mitochondrial isoform X1, translating to MAARRQLLLRRAAAGWRRGYSSAGAAEYLHRSIVPTMHYQKSLPRLPVPKLEDTITRYLNAQKPLLNDDQFRKTEELAHHFEKGIGRELHEQLVAQDNQNKHTSYITGPWFDMYLKAREPVVLNFNAFMSFNPDPKSEYNDQLIRATNMTVSAIRFMKTFRAGLLEPEVFHLNPEKSDTEIFKKIIRFVPSSLSWFGAYMVNAYPLDMSQYFRLFNSTRLPKLNRDELYTDEKAKHLLVQRNGNFYVFDVLDRDGNMLKPSEIQAHLKYILSDNSPAPAFPLGYLSSENRDTWALLRKNLLDNGNEEALQKVDSAVFCLSLDDFPIKDFVHLSHTMLHGDGANRWYDKSFNLIITKDGTAGINFEHSWGDGVAVLRFQNEVFKDSTKAPAISPQSQPASVDSSRAVQKLDFKLNDALKAGITKAKQKFDASVEALSLNLIQFHEGGKELLKKKKVSPDAVAQLAFQMAFFRQYNQTVATYESCSTAAFKHGRTETIRPASIHTKKCSEAFVRELSKHSTEELQKLIVECSKYHGRLTKEAAMGQGFDRHLFGLRYLALSKGIALPDFYQDQAYARLNHNIISTSTLVSPAVQLGGFGPVVSDGFGVGYQVHDDWIGCNVSSYPTRNGKEYLQCIYKSLEDIFNVLKGKKIGS from the exons ATGGCGGCGCggcggcagctgctgctgcggcgggcggcggcgggctggcggcggggctacAGCTCGGCGGGCGCTGCCGAGTACCTGCACCGCAGCATCGTGCCCACCATGCACTACCAGAAGAGCTTGCCCAG gCTGCCAGTTCCCAAATTAGAAGATACAATTACGAGATATCTGAATGCCCAGAAACCACTTTTAAATGATGACCAATTCAG GAAAACTGAAGAACTTGCTCATCACTTTGAAAAGGGAATTGGAAGAGAGCTGCATGAGCAACTGGTTGCTCAAGATAATCAGAACAAGCATACTAGTTATATCACAG GTCCCTGGTTTGACATGTACCTAAAAGCACGTGAACCTGttgttttgaattttaatgcatttatgtCTTTTAATCCTGATCCGAAATCTGAATATAACGATCAGCTCATACGAGCTACGAACATGACAGTTTCTGCTATACGTTTCATGAAGACCTTCAGGGCTGGTCTTCTTGAACCAGAGGTTTTTCACCTCAATCCGGAAAAAAGTGACACTGAGATCTTCAAAAAAATTATCCGATTTGTGCCTTCTTCACTTTCTTGGTTTGGTGCCTACATGGTCAATGCATACCCCCTAGATATGTCTCAGTACTTCAGGCTTTTCAATTCTACGCGGCTGCCTAAACTCAACAGAGATGAGCTTTATACAGatgaaaaggcaaaacatttaCTGGTACAGAGAAATGggaatttttatgtatttgatgTTCTTGATAGAGATGGAAATATGTTGAAACCTTCAGAAATACAAGCACACTTGAAATACATCCTCAGCGACAACAGTCCAGCCCCGGCCTTTCCTCTTGGCTACCTCTCCAGTGAAAACCGAGATACGTGGGCATTGCTGAGAAAGAATCTACTGGATAATGGCAATGAAGAAGCTCTTCAAAAAGTAGactctgctgtgttttgtttaagTTTAGATGACTTTCCCATTAAAGACTTTGTGCATTTGTCCCACACTATGTTGCATGGAGATGGTGCTAACCGCTGGTATGACAAATCCTTTAATCTTATTATAACTAAGGATGGCACTGCAGGAATTAATTTTGAACATTCCTGGGGAGATGGTGTGGCTGTGCTCAGGTTCCAGAACGAGGTTTTTAAAGATAGCACCAAGGCACCAGCCATCAGCCCCCAGTCCCAGCCTGCTTCAGTAGACTCTTCTAGAGCAGTGCAGAAACTTGACTTTAAGCTAAATGATGCCTTAAAAGCAGGAATTACAAAAGCCAAACAGAAATTCGATGCCAGCGTAGAAGCACTGTCTCTTAATCTGATTCAGTTCCATGAAGGGGGCAAGGAGCTTCTAAAGAAGAAGAAGGTAAGCCCAGATGCTGTGGCTCAGCTTGCCTTCCAGATGGCTTTCTTTAGACAATACAATCAGACTGTTGCTACATATGAGTCTTGTAGTACTGCAGCTTTCAAACATGGTCGTACAGAAACTATACGTCCTGCCTCTATCCATACGAAGAAATGTTCGGAAGCTTTTGTCAGGGAACTGTCTAAGCATAGCACAGAAGAGCTTCAGAAGCTGATAGTGGAGTGCTCAAAATACCATGGCCGTTTGACAAAAGAAGCTGCTATGG gtCAGGGATTTGACCGACATCTCTTTGGCTTGCGCTATTTAGCGTTATCCAAAGGTATCGCACTGCCTGATTTCTATCAAGACCAAGCCTACGCTCGCCTTAATCACAACATCATTTCTACAAGCACATTGGTCAGCCCAGCTGTGCAGTTAGGGGGGTTTGGCCCCGTGGTGTCCGATGGCTTTGGAGTAGGATATCAGGTACATGATGATTGGATAGGTTGTAATGTTTCCTCTTACCCAACTAGGAATGGTAAAGAATACCTTCAGTGTATATACAAGTCACTAGAAGATATCTTTAATGTTTTAAAGGGCAAGAAAATTGGTAGTTAG